From a region of the Aeoliella mucimassa genome:
- a CDS encoding cytochrome-c peroxidase, which produces MLISMHPVGRCLAMAATCFAVVLVAGCSKPVQTPPAPEPADETALVTPADETALVTPAGEVTTTPVVAEAKSELPEGWAPLPSSAPTPDDNPSTAAKVELGKQLYFDPRLSVNGTVSCNSCHNVMEGGDDCRCVGMGILGRTGERNSPTVWNAAFMPSQFWDGRAETLEDQAGGPMVAAPEMGMASHDMVVERIQAIPGYVESFKEVFGEDAMNIKNATKAIAAFERTLITPDSAYDRYAKGELKAMNEQQVRGMLLFDEVGCASCHDAPLFGGEFYEFPSSAEEELVAKHHLDKDYGRELATGDESDRYLFKTPTLRNVTMTAPYLHNGSAATLEEAVKLMGTLQLGEDLSDEQVADLVAFLSALDGEFPEISMPRLPSTPGSSIVPMDTEDVSVSSDES; this is translated from the coding sequence ATGCTGATATCGATGCACCCTGTTGGTCGTTGTCTGGCGATGGCCGCGACATGTTTCGCTGTCGTACTGGTCGCCGGCTGCAGTAAACCAGTCCAAACCCCACCAGCGCCGGAGCCCGCCGACGAAACCGCCCTCGTGACCCCCGCCGACGAAACCGCCCTCGTGACCCCCGCCGGCGAAGTGACTACCACTCCGGTAGTGGCCGAAGCCAAGTCGGAGTTGCCGGAAGGGTGGGCTCCCCTCCCCTCCTCTGCCCCCACGCCGGACGATAATCCCTCGACGGCTGCCAAGGTGGAACTCGGCAAGCAGCTGTACTTCGATCCGCGACTCTCGGTCAACGGTACCGTGTCGTGCAACTCGTGCCACAACGTGATGGAAGGTGGCGACGACTGCCGCTGCGTCGGCATGGGCATCCTCGGACGGACTGGCGAACGTAACTCGCCGACCGTGTGGAATGCGGCCTTCATGCCGAGCCAGTTCTGGGATGGCCGCGCCGAAACGCTCGAAGACCAGGCTGGTGGACCAATGGTGGCCGCGCCCGAAATGGGCATGGCATCGCACGATATGGTAGTCGAACGCATTCAGGCGATTCCTGGCTACGTCGAATCGTTCAAAGAAGTCTTCGGCGAAGACGCCATGAACATCAAGAACGCGACCAAGGCGATTGCTGCTTTCGAGCGCACGCTGATCACGCCCGACAGTGCTTACGATCGTTATGCGAAGGGTGAGCTGAAGGCGATGAACGAACAACAGGTTCGTGGCATGCTGCTGTTCGACGAGGTAGGCTGTGCGTCGTGCCATGACGCACCGCTGTTTGGTGGAGAGTTCTACGAGTTCCCCTCGTCGGCCGAGGAAGAGTTGGTCGCCAAGCATCATCTCGACAAAGACTACGGACGCGAGCTGGCCACCGGCGACGAGTCGGACCGCTACTTGTTTAAGACTCCCACGCTTCGTAACGTCACCATGACCGCTCCCTACTTGCACAATGGTTCGGCCGCTACGTTGGAGGAAGCCGTGAAACTGATGGGTACGCTGCAGTTGGGCGAAGACCTTTCGGACGAGCAAGTCGCCGACTTGGTGGCCTTCCTCTCGGCCCTCGATGGAGAGTTCCCCGAGATCTCGATGCCTCGGCTCCCCTCGACCCCCGGCAGCAGTATCGTGCCGATGGATACCGAAGACGTTTCGGTTTCGAGCGACGAGTCGTAG
- a CDS encoding glycoside hydrolase family 125 protein, with protein sequence MNIKHLLCLSLLLTCAGPLQAQKFESKRPAESERCFTSPTIEKAIATTKAKIADPELAWMFENCYPNTLDTTVDYEVIDGKPDTFVITGDIDAMWLRDSTAQVWPYMPYIVEDEKLRLLVEGLVRRQTKCVLLDPYANSFYKDMERESHWKDDYPSPIDGVHERKWEIDSLCYTVRLANEYYKLTGDASIFDEDWQRGAKLIVETFRTEQRRNGTPFRFRRSTDRMLDAPAFDGTGRPVNPCGLIASSFRPSDDSTLFPFLIPSNLFAVQSLKQLEAIFRNQLDDDDFADECKAMADEVQAAINKYAKLDHLDYGEIYAYEVDGFGNRVFWDDANVPSLMSLAYLGVHKTSDPIYVRTRKFLLSENNPYYFRGTAAEGQASPHTGKVRIWPMGIILRAMTSTDDAEITHCLQMLKDTHAGTGFMHEAFNKDDPQDYTRDWFAWANTLFGELIVKIDHERPHLLETKFE encoded by the coding sequence ATGAATATCAAACACTTGCTTTGCCTTAGTCTGCTCCTCACCTGCGCCGGCCCGCTGCAGGCTCAAAAGTTTGAGTCGAAGCGCCCCGCAGAGAGCGAGCGATGCTTTACGAGTCCCACCATCGAGAAGGCGATTGCCACGACTAAGGCCAAGATCGCGGATCCGGAACTTGCTTGGATGTTCGAGAACTGCTATCCGAACACCCTCGACACGACCGTCGACTACGAGGTGATCGATGGCAAGCCCGACACGTTTGTGATCACCGGCGACATCGATGCCATGTGGCTCCGCGATTCGACCGCCCAGGTCTGGCCTTACATGCCTTACATCGTGGAAGACGAGAAGCTTCGCCTGCTGGTCGAGGGTCTCGTGCGTCGTCAAACGAAGTGCGTGCTGCTCGATCCGTACGCCAACTCGTTTTACAAGGATATGGAGCGTGAGTCGCACTGGAAAGACGATTATCCCAGTCCCATCGACGGCGTGCACGAACGCAAGTGGGAAATCGATTCGCTCTGCTACACCGTGCGACTGGCCAACGAGTACTACAAGCTCACCGGCGATGCTTCGATCTTCGACGAAGACTGGCAACGCGGTGCAAAGCTGATTGTCGAGACGTTCCGCACCGAGCAACGTCGCAACGGCACCCCGTTCCGGTTCCGCCGCAGCACCGATCGCATGCTCGACGCCCCGGCGTTCGATGGCACCGGTCGCCCTGTGAATCCGTGTGGGCTCATCGCTTCGTCGTTCCGTCCGAGCGACGACAGCACGCTGTTCCCCTTCCTGATTCCCAGCAATCTGTTCGCGGTGCAATCGCTCAAGCAGCTGGAAGCCATCTTCCGCAACCAGCTTGACGACGACGATTTTGCCGACGAATGCAAGGCGATGGCCGACGAAGTGCAAGCAGCCATCAACAAGTACGCCAAGCTCGACCACCTCGACTACGGCGAGATCTATGCGTACGAGGTCGATGGTTTTGGCAACCGCGTCTTCTGGGACGATGCGAACGTGCCAAGCCTGATGTCGCTCGCTTACCTCGGTGTGCACAAGACCAGCGATCCGATTTACGTTCGCACGCGTAAGTTCCTCTTGAGCGAGAACAACCCTTACTACTTCCGCGGCACCGCCGCCGAGGGTCAGGCCAGCCCCCACACCGGCAAGGTTCGGATCTGGCCAATGGGTATCATCCTGCGGGCGATGACCAGCACCGACGATGCGGAAATCACCCACTGCCTGCAGATGCTTAAAGACACGCACGCTGGCACCGGCTTCATGCACGAGGCCTTTAACAAGGACGATCCACAGGACTACACCCGCGACTGGTTCGCCTGGGCCAACACCCTGTTTGGCGAGCTGATCGTCAAGATCGACCACGAGCGTCCGCACCTGCTCGAGACCAAGTTCGAGTAA
- a CDS encoding ROK family protein, protein MNNDSRIVMTLDAGGTNFRFAAMRGGTPVTETVALPSNADDLDKCLAGLVEGFTKVKEMCPEPPVAISFAFPGPCDYPAGIIGDLGNLPAFRGGVPLGPMLEQKFGIPVFINNDGDLFAYGEAIGGILPYLNDLLEKAGSPKRYRNLFGITLGTGLGGGIVRDGRAFIGDNSVAAEVWTLRNKLAPEMNAEEGACIRAVRRVYAEQSGIALEQVPEPKDIFDIAQGTAEGNTDAAKEAFRRLGEVAGDAMATALTLIDGIGVIGGGVSGAWPAFLPALVDEMNSDWVGPDGNRFRRIPTQVFNLEDPAQLEQFLKGDSREVTVPGSDQKVMYDPLQRIGVGMSRLGTSEAISLGAYAFALQALDK, encoded by the coding sequence ATGAATAACGATTCTCGCATCGTCATGACCCTCGATGCCGGGGGAACAAACTTTCGTTTTGCTGCCATGCGTGGCGGAACGCCGGTGACCGAAACGGTCGCGTTGCCTTCGAACGCGGATGACCTCGACAAGTGCCTAGCTGGTTTGGTCGAAGGTTTCACCAAGGTCAAAGAGATGTGCCCCGAACCGCCGGTGGCCATCAGCTTTGCCTTCCCTGGGCCTTGCGATTACCCGGCCGGTATCATCGGCGATCTCGGCAACCTGCCTGCCTTCCGTGGTGGGGTTCCGCTGGGACCCATGCTCGAACAGAAGTTCGGCATCCCCGTGTTCATCAACAACGATGGCGACCTGTTCGCGTATGGCGAAGCTATCGGCGGCATCCTGCCATATCTGAACGACTTGCTCGAGAAGGCTGGCAGCCCCAAGCGGTATCGCAACTTGTTCGGTATCACGCTCGGCACCGGCCTGGGGGGCGGTATCGTACGCGATGGTCGTGCGTTTATCGGCGACAATTCCGTTGCTGCTGAGGTGTGGACGCTTCGCAATAAACTGGCTCCTGAGATGAACGCGGAAGAAGGTGCCTGCATCCGTGCGGTCCGTCGGGTATATGCCGAGCAGAGTGGTATTGCGCTCGAGCAGGTACCTGAGCCGAAGGATATTTTCGACATCGCCCAAGGCACGGCCGAAGGCAATACCGACGCGGCGAAGGAAGCCTTCCGCCGACTCGGCGAAGTGGCGGGCGACGCCATGGCAACTGCTTTGACTCTGATCGATGGCATTGGGGTGATTGGTGGTGGTGTTTCTGGTGCCTGGCCCGCTTTCTTGCCGGCGCTAGTGGACGAAATGAATAGCGACTGGGTAGGCCCCGACGGAAATCGTTTCCGCCGGATTCCGACTCAGGTCTTCAATCTCGAAGACCCTGCCCAGCTCGAGCAGTTCCTCAAGGGCGATTCGCGAGAGGTGACGGTTCCTGGTTCCGATCAAAAGGTGATGTACGATCCGCTGCAACGCATCGGAGTCGGCATGAGTCGCCTTGGCACGAGCGAAGCGATCTCGCTGGGGGCCTACGCGTTTGCCTTGCAAGCACTCGACAAGTAA
- a CDS encoding MFS transporter, protein MNLKTLPILLAFLLMGVADAMGPLSNAVGENYQLSKVMATLMPFAVFIAFAVFSVPGGWLAARIGKKPVLLLGLGLNTIAVAVPAFVAPPYALLLGCIFLLGVGTTFLQVAGNPIMRDVSAPGNYSRNLALAQGFKGIGSSASTYLPAVVGAIGLLAQLGWRGAFPIYFGLMAIAFVLVAIMRIDETKADEPPGIIESLALLRLPVFALAVVGIFLYVGAEVCMGTFLEPVLMDVGLTQDNAKLLGPTLFFGVLTVGRLVAGSININPHLFFRLSALLGLIGIGLVIAGSKPLIITGVVLGGLGFANIWPMLFSITVEEKPERASELSGLMCMAISGGALVPLLMGQLIDSKVATTLAFAVPAVCFLYLLILSLRSGKAPAAAE, encoded by the coding sequence ATGAATCTTAAGACGCTCCCGATCCTGCTCGCGTTTCTGTTGATGGGTGTGGCCGATGCCATGGGCCCGTTGTCCAATGCGGTAGGCGAGAATTATCAACTCTCCAAAGTGATGGCGACGCTGATGCCGTTCGCCGTGTTTATTGCCTTTGCCGTGTTCAGCGTGCCCGGCGGTTGGCTCGCCGCGCGTATCGGCAAGAAGCCAGTACTGCTGCTCGGTTTGGGCCTCAACACCATCGCCGTGGCGGTGCCGGCCTTTGTGGCTCCTCCTTATGCTCTGTTGCTGGGCTGCATCTTCCTGTTGGGCGTGGGTACTACGTTCCTGCAAGTTGCTGGCAACCCGATCATGCGCGACGTGAGTGCTCCCGGTAACTACAGCCGCAACCTGGCGCTCGCTCAAGGCTTCAAGGGTATTGGTAGTTCGGCCTCCACGTACTTGCCAGCAGTGGTCGGTGCGATTGGTCTGCTCGCCCAATTGGGCTGGCGCGGTGCTTTCCCGATTTACTTTGGTTTGATGGCCATCGCGTTCGTGCTGGTTGCCATCATGCGGATCGACGAGACCAAAGCCGACGAACCACCTGGAATCATCGAGTCGCTCGCTCTGCTCCGGCTGCCAGTGTTCGCGCTGGCCGTGGTGGGTATCTTCTTGTACGTGGGTGCCGAAGTCTGCATGGGTACCTTCCTGGAACCGGTGTTGATGGATGTTGGGCTGACGCAGGACAACGCCAAGCTGCTGGGCCCCACGCTGTTCTTCGGCGTGCTCACGGTTGGTCGCTTGGTTGCTGGTTCGATTAATATCAACCCCCATTTGTTCTTCCGCCTTTCCGCGTTGTTGGGTCTCATTGGAATTGGCCTGGTGATTGCCGGCAGCAAGCCGCTGATCATCACCGGCGTAGTGCTCGGTGGTTTGGGCTTTGCGAACATCTGGCCGATGCTCTTCTCGATCACCGTGGAAGAGAAGCCCGAGCGGGCTAGTGAACTGTCGGGTTTGATGTGCATGGCCATCTCGGGTGGTGCTTTAGTGCCGCTTTTGATGGGACAGCTCATCGACTCGAAAGTAGCCACCACGCTCGCTTTCGCGGTACCGGCGGTTTGCTTCTTGTACTTGCTCATTTTGTCGCTCCGTAGCGGTAAGGCTCCTGCAGCGGCCGAGTAA
- a CDS encoding sulfatase, producing the protein MPSLLSRLFVMLLLGPLLSVGAIAAEQPNFLIILVDDLGLHDLGVEGSTFYETPHIDALANSGMRFEQGYAACQVCSPSRASLMLGKTPARIGITNYIGASSGWQYKRNDPVMPAEYARRLPASDTTIAEALHAAGYKTFYAGKWHLGDKGSWPEDHGFDINKGGWSAGSPNGGYFAPWNNPRLPSGPNGESLAIRLANETAAFVEQHQQQPFFACMAFHHVHSPIQTSKALCEKYRQKAADEGLLDNEHRFQFDRRLPVRQVQDNPIYAGMMETLDDAVGIVLDKLAATGLDKNTVVVFTSDNGGVSSGDAYSTSLLPLRGGKGRQWEGGLRVPLYVRAPGITEPGAVTSVPAIGMDIFPTFLELAGVTAMPEQHLDGVSLVPVLKGETIADRDLFWHYPHYGNQGGEPSSVIRSGDWKLIYYHEDGRVELYNLPDDTCEQTDQAADHPELVRKLRAKLVAWLAETGATFPTADPRFDRQKFEQKLTNSRTKQLEGLEKKHARFLDSDWQPNPTWWGSLPQD; encoded by the coding sequence ATGCCGAGCCTACTCTCCCGCCTGTTCGTTATGCTGCTGTTGGGTCCCCTGTTGAGCGTCGGGGCCATCGCGGCCGAGCAGCCCAACTTTCTCATCATCCTGGTCGACGATCTTGGGCTCCATGACTTAGGAGTCGAAGGAAGCACGTTCTACGAGACACCGCACATCGATGCGCTGGCCAACTCCGGCATGCGATTCGAGCAAGGGTACGCTGCGTGCCAGGTTTGCAGTCCGTCGCGAGCGAGTTTGATGCTTGGCAAAACGCCCGCTCGGATCGGCATCACCAACTACATCGGCGCATCCAGCGGCTGGCAATACAAGCGGAACGATCCGGTGATGCCGGCCGAGTACGCCCGCCGGCTTCCGGCCAGCGACACCACCATTGCCGAGGCTTTGCATGCGGCCGGATACAAGACGTTTTACGCAGGCAAATGGCACCTCGGCGACAAAGGTTCCTGGCCCGAGGATCATGGCTTCGACATCAACAAAGGTGGTTGGTCGGCAGGCTCTCCCAATGGCGGTTACTTTGCCCCGTGGAACAATCCGCGCCTGCCAAGTGGCCCCAACGGCGAGTCGCTCGCTATCCGCTTGGCGAACGAGACCGCTGCGTTCGTCGAACAGCATCAACAGCAACCCTTCTTCGCCTGCATGGCGTTCCATCACGTCCACAGCCCAATTCAAACCAGCAAGGCGTTGTGCGAAAAGTACCGCCAGAAAGCAGCCGATGAAGGACTGCTCGACAACGAGCATCGCTTTCAGTTCGATCGGCGTTTGCCTGTGCGGCAAGTGCAGGACAACCCGATTTATGCAGGCATGATGGAGACGCTCGACGACGCAGTCGGCATCGTGCTCGACAAACTCGCAGCGACCGGGCTCGATAAGAATACCGTGGTCGTTTTCACCAGCGATAACGGTGGCGTTTCGTCGGGCGATGCGTACTCGACTAGCTTGCTTCCGCTCCGCGGCGGCAAAGGTCGGCAGTGGGAAGGTGGACTGCGGGTTCCGTTGTACGTTCGCGCTCCCGGCATCACCGAACCTGGCGCGGTGACTTCGGTCCCTGCGATCGGCATGGACATCTTCCCCACCTTCCTGGAACTCGCTGGGGTGACAGCCATGCCCGAGCAGCACCTCGACGGGGTGAGCCTGGTTCCTGTGCTGAAGGGAGAGACGATCGCCGACCGCGACCTGTTCTGGCACTATCCGCACTACGGTAACCAAGGGGGCGAGCCTTCGTCGGTCATTCGCTCCGGCGATTGGAAGCTGATTTACTACCACGAAGACGGCCGCGTGGAACTCTACAACCTGCCCGACGACACCTGCGAACAAACCGACCAGGCAGCCGACCATCCCGAACTCGTCCGTAAGCTGCGTGCGAAGCTGGTCGCCTGGCTTGCTGAAACCGGCGCGACGTTTCCAACAGCCGACCCACGGTTCGATCGCCAGAAGTTCGAGCAGAAACTCACTAACAGCCGCACCAAACAGCTCGAAGGTTTAGAAAAGAAGCACGCTCGCTTCCTCGACAGCGATTGGCAGCCGAATCCCACCTGGTGGGGCAGCTTGCCGCAGGATTGA
- a CDS encoding protein arginine kinase: MPLNFEELAQASGEWLKGSGPESDIVISSRIRLARNLAEFPFIARATPADRIEIEKILHARIAASNDSKKFPGELLYVDVSELPEVDRAFLVERQLISRELSESDGARAVAIDKREQYSVMINEEDHLRIQVMHSGLDLETAWAQIDMLDDLIEEQVTYAYNEKLGYLTACPTNVGTGIRVSVMLHLPALVITRQIDKVFRSLQKINLAVRGLYGEGSQAMGDFYQISNQVTLGLSEQELVKKVSDVVPVLIDYERQAREFLVRESQETLHDRVSRAYGILRNAQTISSEETLHLLSSVRMGVNLGLIGDVAIPTVNKLFVHTQPAHLQKLAGMELDSSDRNIERASYLRRHLGGDGANTTHN; encoded by the coding sequence ATGCCACTCAATTTCGAAGAACTGGCGCAAGCAAGCGGTGAGTGGCTCAAAGGCTCCGGGCCTGAGTCCGACATCGTGATCTCTAGCCGTATCCGCTTGGCTCGCAACCTGGCCGAGTTCCCTTTCATCGCGCGGGCGACACCGGCCGACCGCATCGAGATCGAAAAGATTCTGCACGCCCGGATTGCTGCTTCGAACGATTCGAAGAAGTTTCCCGGCGAGTTGTTGTACGTGGATGTCAGCGAACTGCCGGAAGTCGACCGGGCGTTCCTCGTCGAACGGCAACTCATTAGCCGCGAGCTGTCGGAGAGCGACGGCGCCCGCGCCGTGGCGATCGACAAGCGTGAACAATACAGTGTGATGATCAACGAAGAAGATCATCTTCGCATCCAGGTGATGCACAGCGGACTCGACCTGGAGACCGCATGGGCCCAGATCGACATGCTCGACGACTTGATCGAAGAGCAGGTGACCTACGCGTACAACGAAAAGCTCGGTTACCTGACCGCTTGCCCAACCAATGTGGGTACCGGCATTCGCGTCAGCGTGATGTTGCACCTGCCAGCGCTGGTCATCACGCGTCAGATCGATAAGGTGTTTCGTAGTTTGCAAAAGATTAATCTCGCCGTGCGTGGTTTGTATGGCGAAGGCTCCCAGGCGATGGGCGACTTCTATCAGATTTCGAATCAGGTTACGTTGGGACTTAGCGAGCAGGAACTCGTCAAGAAAGTATCCGACGTCGTACCGGTGCTGATCGATTACGAACGCCAGGCGCGTGAGTTCCTGGTACGCGAAAGCCAGGAGACGCTGCACGATCGCGTGAGCCGGGCATATGGTATCTTGCGAAACGCCCAGACCATCAGCAGCGAAGAAACCTTGCACTTGCTCTCCAGTGTTCGCATGGGCGTGAACCTCGGCTTGATCGGCGACGTTGCCATTCCAACGGTCAACAAGTTGTTTGTGCACACGCAACCAGCGCACCTGCAAAAGCTGGCCGGCATGGAACTCGACTCGTCGGATCGCAATATCGAACGAGCCAGCTACCTGCGCCGCCATTTGGGGGGCGATGGAGCGAATACCACGCACAACTAA
- a CDS encoding UvrB/UvrC motif-containing protein has protein sequence MKCQKCDKKATFHITDLVDGEPSEVHLCEDCAQAFLAPPADDDASDVMPAMAGLLAQQLAVGETAEELARLDKQACPVCGITFREFRKQGRLGCPHDYVCFADELEPLLLNIHDEIHHVGKVPKGYGANAEQQTQLIRLRREMKEAVAREDYEEASKLRDEIRAIEATRDAPDPSGENA, from the coding sequence ATGAAGTGTCAGAAATGCGATAAAAAGGCGACATTTCACATAACCGACTTGGTGGACGGTGAACCGAGCGAAGTGCATCTGTGCGAAGACTGCGCCCAGGCGTTCCTGGCTCCTCCGGCCGACGACGATGCGTCGGATGTGATGCCGGCCATGGCGGGGTTGCTGGCTCAGCAGTTGGCCGTGGGGGAAACCGCCGAAGAACTAGCCCGGCTCGACAAGCAAGCTTGTCCAGTGTGTGGCATAACCTTCCGCGAGTTCCGCAAGCAGGGGCGGCTCGGATGTCCCCACGACTACGTCTGTTTTGCTGACGAGCTGGAGCCTTTGCTGCTGAACATTCACGACGAGATTCATCACGTGGGCAAAGTGCCCAAGGGATATGGTGCCAATGCGGAGCAGCAAACTCAGCTGATCCGGCTCCGTCGGGAGATGAAGGAAGCCGTAGCTCGCGAAGACTACGAGGAAGCCTCGAAACTGCGCGACGAGATTCGCGCCATCGAAGCGACCCGCGATGCACCTGACCCCAGCGGCGAAAACGCTTAA
- a CDS encoding polyphosphate kinase 2 family protein gives MCHPITFKPGTKIDLQKIDPRKVDGDWEKETAYEQIAEYTKRSRELAYKLYAENKRSVLLVLQGMDTAGKDGTIRTVLTGINPQSCQIVPFKQPSSLELDHDFLWRVHMAVPRRGNIGIFNRSHYEDVLVVRVHNLVPKNEWSTRYHRINEFEDLLTDGGVKIVKCFLHISKEEQRERLQARLDKPHKRWKFSKGDLAERKLWDDYQEAYRVALEECNTKHAPWHIIPSDRKWYRNLVVSRLLLDTLEEIDPKFPEEEEGLEDIIVE, from the coding sequence ATGTGTCATCCCATCACGTTCAAGCCTGGTACTAAGATCGACCTCCAGAAAATCGACCCTCGCAAAGTCGACGGCGACTGGGAGAAGGAAACCGCCTACGAACAGATCGCAGAGTACACCAAGCGGAGTCGCGAGTTGGCTTACAAGCTGTACGCCGAGAACAAACGGAGCGTGCTGCTGGTGCTGCAGGGCATGGATACCGCGGGCAAAGATGGCACGATTCGCACCGTGCTCACTGGCATCAATCCTCAGAGTTGCCAGATTGTGCCCTTCAAGCAACCGAGCTCCTTGGAACTCGATCACGACTTTCTCTGGCGGGTGCACATGGCGGTTCCTCGTCGTGGCAACATCGGCATCTTCAATCGCTCGCACTACGAAGACGTGCTGGTGGTTCGTGTGCATAACTTGGTGCCAAAAAATGAATGGAGCACTCGTTACCATCGCATCAATGAATTCGAGGACTTGCTCACCGACGGCGGCGTAAAAATCGTCAAGTGTTTTCTGCACATCAGCAAGGAGGAGCAGCGCGAGCGACTGCAGGCGAGGCTCGACAAACCGCACAAGCGATGGAAGTTCTCCAAAGGCGATCTGGCCGAACGCAAATTGTGGGACGACTACCAGGAAGCCTACCGCGTTGCACTCGAAGAGTGCAACACGAAGCACGCGCCTTGGCACATCATCCCGTCCGATCGCAAGTGGTACCGCAACCTGGTAGTCAGCCGGTTGCTGCTCGACACCTTGGAAGAGATCGACCCTAAGTTCCCCGAAGAAGAGGAGGGCCTGGAAGATATTATTGTGGAATAA